From a single Kingella potus genomic region:
- a CDS encoding molybdenum cofactor biosynthesis protein MoaE: MFDLTESPIDAAALRERLLGNENCGAFNCFEGWVRRKNEGSRVDYLVYSVYRELALNAGNEVIAEAKRRFAIADAVCVHRHGRLEVGDMAVWVGVAAGHRDAGFAACRFIIDTVKAQVPIWKEEFYTGQNQSAWLANPESHGAG; encoded by the coding sequence ATGTTTGACCTTACCGAATCCCCCATCGATGCCGCCGCCCTGCGCGAGCGCCTGCTCGGCAACGAAAACTGCGGCGCGTTCAACTGCTTCGAAGGCTGGGTGCGCCGCAAAAACGAAGGCAGCCGCGTCGATTATCTGGTGTACAGCGTTTACCGCGAACTGGCACTCAACGCGGGCAACGAAGTCATCGCCGAAGCCAAACGCCGCTTTGCCATCGCCGATGCCGTGTGCGTGCACCGCCACGGCCGCCTCGAAGTGGGCGACATGGCCGTGTGGGTGGGCGTGGCCGCCGGACACCGCGACGCAGGCTTCGCCGCCTGCCGCTTCATCATCGACACCGTCAAAGCCCAAGTACCGATTTGGAAGGAAGAGTTTTACACCGGCCAAAACCAAAGCGCGTGGCTCGCCAACCCCGAATCGCACGGTGCGGGATAA
- a CDS encoding PqiC family protein — protein MNKVLLSAAFLALAACASQPVSYFTLPDSRFQMPEHTQGKSEIAVRVVLAAPLDKGGLTYQTDALQLNHARSHLWAQPLEQAAAARFANEFNRAGSARHYFVPSHQSSAAQSLTVYLEAFQGTYRGSTLVEGYVRRADGSRRFRAETPQQGDGYEAMLQSLSQGLSSAAEQVSGK, from the coding sequence ATGAACAAAGTCCTTCTGTCTGCCGCCTTTCTCGCGCTTGCCGCCTGCGCCTCCCAGCCCGTTTCCTACTTTACCCTGCCCGACAGCCGTTTCCAAATGCCCGAACACACACAGGGCAAAAGCGAAATCGCCGTACGCGTCGTCCTTGCCGCGCCGCTGGATAAGGGCGGCCTGACCTACCAGACCGACGCGCTGCAACTGAACCACGCCCGCAGCCATCTGTGGGCGCAGCCGCTCGAACAGGCCGCAGCCGCCCGTTTTGCCAACGAATTCAACCGCGCAGGTTCGGCGCGGCATTATTTCGTTCCGTCCCACCAAAGCAGCGCGGCGCAGTCGCTTACCGTCTATCTGGAAGCCTTCCAGGGCACCTACCGCGGCAGCACGCTGGTCGAAGGCTATGTCCGCCGCGCCGACGGCAGCCGCCGCTTCCGTGCCGAAACGCCGCAGCAGGGCGACGGCTACGAAGCCATGCTGCAATCGCTCTCGCAGGGACTTTCCTCTGCTGCGGAGCAAGTGTCCGGAAAATAA
- a CDS encoding alpha/beta fold hydrolase, translated as MTATLHYQNADLFYQLGGKADAPAIVLLHGGLGSAEDFAPLLPRLQAHFRTLAIDTRGHGRSTRGDVPLTYAQTADDARQIIEAVGLRQFHLFGFSDGGVTAYRIAAADARVQSVLTVGAQWHSRDTPREMMASLTVADVHEQMSEQVAAYQKLNPRPDLDALVADLRRLWTDDTAAGFPNENTANIKAPVLAVRGEDDFLLSAKALNGLRQVLPAAHLMNVPFAAHEVIKEQPDILWAAMKVFYKL; from the coding sequence ATGACCGCAACCCTGCATTACCAAAATGCCGACCTCTTTTACCAACTCGGCGGCAAAGCCGACGCGCCCGCCATCGTCCTGTTGCATGGCGGACTCGGCTCGGCGGAGGACTTCGCCCCGCTGCTGCCCCGCCTGCAAGCGCATTTCCGCACCCTCGCCATCGACACGCGCGGACACGGACGCTCCACGCGCGGCGACGTGCCGCTGACTTACGCCCAAACCGCCGACGACGCACGGCAGATTATCGAAGCCGTCGGGCTGCGCCAGTTTCACCTGTTCGGATTCAGCGACGGCGGCGTAACCGCCTACCGCATCGCCGCCGCCGATGCCCGTGTGCAATCCGTGCTGACCGTCGGCGCGCAATGGCACAGCCGCGACACCCCGCGCGAAATGATGGCAAGCCTCACCGTTGCCGACGTGCATGAGCAGATGTCCGAACAGGTCGCCGCCTACCAAAAACTTAATCCCCGCCCTGATTTGGACGCGCTGGTTGCCGACCTGCGCCGCCTGTGGACGGACGACACGGCGGCGGGATTCCCGAATGAAAACACCGCCAACATCAAAGCCCCCGTGCTGGCGGTGCGCGGCGAAGACGATTTCCTGCTCTCCGCCAAAGCCCTGAACGGCTTGCGCCAAGTCCTGCCCGCCGCGCATCTGATGAACGTGCCGTTTGCCGCGCACGAAGTGATAAAAGAGCAGCCCGATATTTTATGGGCGGCGATGAAAGTGTTTTACAAGCTGTAA
- a CDS encoding MFS transporter gives MKSENYKRYSVLVSSTVSFTVCFMIWLMFAVVGVPIQKQLGLTEAQFGILTAIPVLSGSLIRVPLGILTDKYGGRIVLFVLMLVSVPFIYLMQYATAYWHFLAIGLIMGLAGGSFSVGTPYVARWFPKEQQGLAMGVFGAGNAGSAVNKLLAPVLIKMAPAAMVAAGAWKIVPNVYAAIMLCTAILFWFTSYHDPKHLVDSKVSLKEQLLLMKDPGVLRYSQYYSVVFGGYVGLALWMTHYYIGEYGMSLQTAALLAACFSLPGGVLRALGGYLSDKFGAYKVTWYVMWVLWVCFFILSYPQTDFVINTTKGVQNFHIGLNVTLFTVLMFTAGIAMAVGKASVFKFVANDYPDNIGAVSGVVGLAGGLGGFLLPIMFGVLLDYTGIRSTAFMLLYGTVCVSLVWMHFSFKPNRGQ, from the coding sequence ATGAAATCCGAAAACTACAAACGTTATTCGGTGCTGGTGTCCAGCACGGTGTCGTTTACCGTCTGCTTTATGATCTGGCTGATGTTTGCCGTAGTGGGTGTACCGATTCAGAAACAGCTCGGACTTACCGAGGCGCAGTTCGGCATCCTTACCGCCATCCCCGTGTTGTCCGGCTCGCTGATACGCGTGCCGCTGGGCATTCTTACCGACAAATACGGCGGCCGCATCGTGCTGTTTGTGCTGATGCTGGTGAGCGTGCCGTTTATCTATCTGATGCAGTATGCCACCGCCTACTGGCATTTTTTGGCCATCGGCCTGATTATGGGCTTGGCGGGCGGCTCGTTTTCGGTGGGTACGCCCTATGTCGCCCGCTGGTTTCCCAAAGAGCAGCAGGGCTTGGCGATGGGCGTGTTCGGCGCGGGCAACGCGGGCAGCGCGGTCAACAAGCTGCTGGCTCCGGTGCTGATTAAAATGGCTCCCGCCGCAATGGTGGCGGCCGGTGCGTGGAAAATCGTGCCCAATGTGTATGCGGCGATTATGCTGTGCACCGCCATCCTGTTTTGGTTTACCAGCTATCATGATCCGAAGCACCTGGTAGATTCCAAAGTCAGCCTCAAAGAGCAGCTTTTGCTGATGAAAGACCCGGGCGTGCTGCGTTACAGCCAGTATTATTCCGTGGTATTCGGCGGCTACGTCGGCCTCGCGCTGTGGATGACGCACTACTACATCGGCGAATACGGCATGTCTTTGCAGACTGCCGCGCTGCTGGCGGCCTGCTTCTCGCTGCCGGGCGGCGTGCTGCGCGCTCTGGGCGGCTATCTTTCCGACAAGTTCGGCGCATATAAAGTTACCTGGTATGTGATGTGGGTGCTGTGGGTGTGCTTCTTTATCCTGTCCTACCCGCAGACCGACTTCGTAATCAACACCACCAAAGGCGTACAGAACTTCCATATCGGCCTGAACGTTACCCTGTTTACCGTTCTGATGTTTACCGCCGGTATCGCCATGGCGGTGGGCAAGGCTTCGGTGTTCAAATTCGTGGCCAACGATTATCCCGACAACATCGGCGCGGTATCCGGCGTGGTCGGCCTGGCCGGCGGCTTGGGCGGCTTCCTGCTGCCGATTATGTTCGGCGTGCTGCTGGACTACACCGGCATCCGCTCCACCGCCTTTATGCTGCTTTACGGCACGGTATGCGTGTCGCTGGTTTGGATGCATTTTTCGTTCAAACCGAACCGCGGGCAGTAA
- the moaC gene encoding cyclic pyranopterin monophosphate synthase MoaC, whose protein sequence is MSLTHLDEQGKSRMVDVGDKAVTRRVAVAGGRVVFPPEVYTQIQAANGQTAKGAITEVARVAGIMAAKNTAALIPMCHPMMLERCKLELEYDDASYSLNISAEVAVTHKTGVEMEALTAVTVAALTVYDMTKALSHDIEIQDVRLLHKTGGKHDFSR, encoded by the coding sequence ATGTCCCTCACCCATCTTGACGAACAAGGCAAAAGCCGCATGGTCGATGTCGGCGATAAAGCCGTAACCCGCCGCGTGGCCGTAGCAGGCGGCCGCGTCGTATTCCCGCCCGAAGTTTACACGCAGATTCAGGCGGCAAACGGCCAAACCGCCAAAGGCGCGATTACCGAAGTCGCCCGCGTCGCCGGCATCATGGCCGCCAAAAACACCGCCGCGCTGATACCGATGTGCCACCCGATGATGCTGGAGCGCTGCAAGTTGGAACTCGAATACGACGACGCATCATACAGCCTGAACATCAGTGCCGAAGTGGCCGTTACCCACAAAACCGGCGTGGAAATGGAAGCCCTCACCGCCGTAACCGTAGCCGCACTTACCGTGTACGACATGACCAAAGCACTCAGCCACGACATCGAAATCCAAGACGTGCGCCTGTTGCACAAAACCGGAGGCAAACATGACTTCAGCCGCTGA
- the glp gene encoding gephyrin-like molybdotransferase Glp: MALTSVQELQTLIHDKIAARCRLPETETVPAVAAVGRILAEDIVSTVNLPPADISAMDGYALQSASAAGSEWVVAGESVAGGAFSGCLLDGACVRIMTGAVVPDDCNTVIVQENVAFSDGIIRLEKDAAEGANIRRKGEEIAAGDTVLTAGRILREADIMLLAALGHAEVPVRRKIRVALLSSGNELCEPGEPNNGRTDQIYDSNRAMLAARLSGLPVEIIDFKQVGDDLEDVLHVFDEVIRAADVLITTGGVSVGDYDFMRTAVERVGSVHHYKVGLKPGKPFVFGRMMDTWFFGLPGNPVSGFVGFDIFLKAALWQLCGASDIPQPLRFTATLSEPVTKNHSRMDIQRGIIEQQPDGTWLARPCGKQDSHRILQVSRANAYLVLPAESGPLDAGESVTVQPFDGAFL, translated from the coding sequence ATGGCACTCACCAGCGTACAAGAACTGCAAACCCTGATACACGACAAAATCGCCGCCCGCTGCCGTCTGCCCGAAACCGAAACCGTCCCCGCCGTTGCCGCCGTCGGCCGCATCCTTGCCGAAGACATCGTATCAACCGTCAACCTGCCGCCCGCCGACATCTCCGCCATGGACGGCTACGCCCTGCAATCCGCATCCGCCGCAGGCAGCGAATGGGTAGTGGCGGGCGAATCCGTGGCCGGCGGCGCGTTTTCAGGCTGTCTGCTGGACGGCGCGTGCGTACGCATCATGACCGGGGCGGTTGTTCCCGACGACTGCAATACCGTCATCGTGCAGGAAAACGTAGCCTTTTCAGACGGCATCATCCGCCTGGAAAAAGACGCGGCAGAAGGCGCGAACATCCGCCGCAAAGGCGAAGAAATCGCCGCCGGCGACACCGTCCTCACCGCCGGCCGCATCCTGCGCGAAGCCGACATCATGCTCTTGGCCGCCCTCGGCCATGCCGAAGTGCCCGTGCGGCGCAAAATCCGCGTCGCCCTTTTATCCAGCGGCAACGAACTGTGCGAGCCGGGCGAGCCCAACAACGGCCGCACCGACCAAATCTACGACAGCAACCGCGCCATGCTCGCCGCCCGCCTGTCCGGCCTGCCCGTCGAAATCATCGACTTCAAACAAGTCGGCGACGACCTTGAAGACGTGTTGCACGTATTCGACGAAGTCATCCGCGCCGCCGACGTACTGATTACCACCGGCGGCGTATCCGTCGGCGACTACGACTTCATGCGCACCGCCGTCGAGCGCGTCGGCAGCGTCCACCACTACAAAGTCGGCCTCAAACCCGGCAAACCCTTCGTGTTCGGCCGCATGATGGACACCTGGTTTTTCGGCCTGCCCGGCAACCCCGTATCCGGCTTTGTCGGCTTCGACATCTTCCTCAAAGCCGCCCTCTGGCAGCTCTGCGGCGCGTCCGATATTCCGCAGCCGCTGCGATTCACCGCCACCCTGAGCGAGCCGGTAACGAAAAACCACAGCCGCATGGACATCCAGCGCGGCATTATCGAACAGCAGCCCGACGGCACATGGCTGGCGCGCCCCTGCGGCAAACAGGATTCGCACCGCATCCTGCAAGTATCCCGCGCCAATGCCTATCTCGTCCTGCCCGCCGAAAGCGGCCCGTTGGACGCAGGCGAAAGCGTAACCGTGCAGCCCTTCGACGGCGCGTTTCTGTAA
- the moaD gene encoding molybdopterin converting factor subunit 1: MTSAAEIQILYFAALREAAGKDSETVALDNSDTAAAVYSRLAAQYGFTLPQERLRCAVNHQFAAWDTTLEAGDTLAFIPPVAGG, encoded by the coding sequence ATGACTTCAGCCGCTGAAATCCAAATTTTATACTTCGCCGCCCTGCGCGAAGCGGCAGGCAAAGACAGCGAAACCGTTGCCCTGGACAACAGCGACACCGCCGCCGCCGTATATTCCCGTCTTGCCGCGCAATACGGCTTTACCCTGCCGCAAGAGCGTTTGCGCTGCGCCGTCAACCACCAATTCGCCGCATGGGACACCACACTCGAAGCAGGCGACACACTGGCCTTTATCCCGCCCGTAGCCGGAGGCTGA
- a CDS encoding aspartate/glutamate racemase family protein, with amino-acid sequence MKTIGIIGGMSPESTVLYYQAINRETNRRLGGNRSADIVMHSLDFEEIVRLQKSGDWAAAGRVLAKSAAKLETAGADLLLLATNTMHKVAPAIEAAVKIPLLHIVDAAADAVKRQGLDTVGLLGTRFTMSDGFYTGRMAAQGVQTIVPNSAEQDEIHRIIFEELCLNRIRPESAAYFQNAIGRLKDAGAQGVILGCTEICLIANEETSPLPVFDSTAIHALAAVDAALTQPA; translated from the coding sequence ATGAAAACCATCGGCATCATCGGCGGCATGAGTCCCGAAAGCACCGTTTTGTACTATCAGGCCATCAACCGCGAAACCAACCGCAGGCTCGGCGGCAACCGCAGCGCGGATATCGTGATGCACAGCCTTGATTTTGAAGAAATCGTCCGTTTGCAGAAAAGCGGCGACTGGGCGGCGGCAGGCCGCGTGCTGGCAAAGAGCGCGGCCAAACTCGAAACCGCAGGCGCGGATTTGCTGCTCTTGGCCACCAACACCATGCACAAAGTTGCCCCCGCCATCGAAGCCGCCGTCAAGATTCCGCTGCTGCACATCGTCGATGCCGCCGCCGACGCGGTCAAACGGCAGGGCCTGGACACCGTCGGCCTGCTCGGCACGCGCTTTACCATGAGCGACGGCTTCTACACCGGACGCATGGCCGCGCAAGGCGTGCAAACCATCGTGCCAAACAGCGCGGAGCAGGACGAAATCCACCGCATTATTTTTGAAGAACTGTGCCTGAACCGTATCCGGCCGGAATCGGCGGCGTATTTCCAAAATGCGATAGGCCGTCTGAAAGACGCGGGCGCACAGGGCGTGATACTCGGCTGCACCGAAATCTGCCTGATTGCGAACGAAGAAACCAGCCCGCTGCCCGTGTTTGACAGCACCGCCATCCACGCCCTTGCGGCAGTGGACGCGGCCTTGACACAGCCCGCATAG
- a CDS encoding DUF3482 domain-containing protein encodes MSESTALSLAVVGHTNTGKTSLMRTLLRDAAFGDVQNAPSTTRHVERSAVNDGADTLVLLHDTPGLEDAGGVLDWLETHTSVRSDGIERLQQFLTSPAAAAEFNQEAKVLRQLLHSDAALYVIDAREPVLEKYKDELTVLSWCAKPVMPVFNFTAGQDLSAWIAMLARRNLHVCSSFDTVAFDFDGEIRLWQNLATMLSDGSILDRLTAARSREWQRLGSEAKDAVALFLIEAAACRREAGENEDTAPLTEEMQQAVRALEQRLHQKLLHLYRFYTDGVESAQWVLHTQNQDPFDSGTLKEYGIRTGTGAAAGALIGLGFDLATLGGSLGMGTAIGSLIGGVLPNVNDLSDKISGRQILTAAPETLTLLAARALDLLAALQTRGHAAQSPVRLQSGRTPWPPSKLPPELQKARGRPRWSPLNPQGADTADGESKTAAAQALAARL; translated from the coding sequence ATGTCCGAATCCACCGCACTCAGCCTCGCCGTCGTCGGCCACACCAACACCGGCAAAACCTCGCTCATGCGCACCCTGCTGCGCGATGCCGCTTTCGGCGACGTGCAAAACGCCCCCTCCACCACCCGCCACGTCGAACGTTCCGCCGTAAACGACGGCGCGGACACCCTCGTCCTCCTCCACGACACGCCCGGCCTCGAAGACGCGGGCGGCGTGCTCGACTGGCTGGAAACGCACACCTCCGTCCGCAGCGACGGCATCGAACGCCTGCAACAATTCCTCACCTCCCCCGCCGCCGCCGCAGAATTCAACCAGGAAGCGAAAGTCCTGCGCCAGCTCCTGCACAGCGATGCCGCCCTTTACGTCATCGACGCACGCGAGCCGGTGCTGGAAAAATACAAAGACGAACTGACCGTCTTGTCTTGGTGTGCCAAACCGGTGATGCCCGTGTTCAACTTCACCGCAGGGCAGGATCTGTCTGCGTGGATCGCCATGCTCGCGCGGCGCAACCTGCACGTTTGCAGCAGCTTCGACACCGTTGCCTTCGATTTCGACGGCGAAATCCGCCTGTGGCAAAACCTTGCCACCATGCTGTCCGACGGCAGCATCCTCGACAGGCTGACCGCCGCCCGCAGCCGCGAATGGCAGCGGCTCGGCAGCGAAGCCAAAGACGCGGTCGCCCTCTTCCTTATCGAAGCCGCCGCCTGCCGCCGCGAAGCAGGAGAAAACGAAGACACCGCGCCGCTGACGGAAGAAATGCAGCAGGCCGTACGCGCCCTTGAACAGCGTCTGCACCAAAAACTCCTGCACCTCTACCGCTTCTACACCGACGGCGTGGAAAGCGCGCAATGGGTGCTGCACACGCAAAACCAAGACCCCTTCGACAGCGGCACGCTGAAAGAATACGGCATCCGCACCGGTACGGGCGCGGCAGCGGGCGCACTCATCGGCCTCGGCTTCGACCTCGCCACCCTCGGCGGATCGCTCGGCATGGGCACCGCCATCGGCAGCCTGATCGGCGGCGTACTGCCCAATGTGAACGATTTGTCCGACAAAATCAGCGGCAGGCAGATTCTGACCGCCGCGCCCGAAACCCTTACCCTGCTCGCCGCCCGCGCCCTCGACCTGCTCGCCGCCCTGCAAACGCGCGGCCACGCGGCGCAAAGCCCCGTCCGCCTGCAAAGCGGCCGCACTCCGTGGCCGCCGTCCAAGCTGCCGCCCGAGCTGCAAAAAGCCCGCGGCCGCCCGCGCTGGTCGCCGCTCAACCCGCAGGGCGCGGACACCGCCGACGGCGAAAGCAAAACCGCCGCCGCCCAAGCCCTGGCCGCACGCCTGTAA
- a CDS encoding DUF7716 domain-containing protein: MCQSLQIIFGDSFMNPFAIQTKYRLFDLIDFVVDATKKNISDGRDYFEYRDIFIENISIDLADDPYCFVDEPLDDDLIDEDENPEGYSDFVISNKLKLLYYGQQFVSVIENSLLQKNEASIGEIVQNLKFYSKHDTYMDMK, encoded by the coding sequence ATGTGCCAATCCTTGCAAATAATCTTTGGAGACAGTTTTATGAATCCGTTTGCCATCCAGACCAAATATCGTTTATTTGATTTAATAGATTTTGTTGTGGATGCAACTAAGAAAAATATCTCAGACGGCAGGGATTACTTCGAATATCGTGATATTTTTATAGAGAACATATCTATTGACCTAGCCGATGACCCATATTGTTTTGTAGATGAACCATTGGATGACGATTTGATTGATGAAGATGAAAATCCGGAAGGATATTCTGATTTTGTGATAAGCAATAAACTTAAACTCCTTTACTATGGGCAACAATTTGTTTCCGTAATAGAAAATTCACTATTGCAAAAAAATGAAGCAAGCATAGGGGAAATTGTACAAAATCTTAAATTTTATTCTAAGCATGACACTTATATGGATATGAAATGA
- a CDS encoding DUF1801 domain-containing protein, whose translation MNPKVQNLLNDWQIANPALYEIADSVRTTILQLADTVGEEVKYGGILFAAPEPFCGIFVYKQHVTVEFGRGAEMADPHGLLEGKGKGRRHLKLHTLEDVENKHLTDYLQLAQKAAE comes from the coding sequence ATGAATCCAAAAGTACAAAATCTGCTGAATGACTGGCAAATTGCCAATCCTGCTTTGTATGAAATCGCCGACAGTGTGCGCACGACAATATTACAACTGGCAGATACAGTAGGCGAAGAAGTGAAATATGGCGGTATTTTGTTTGCCGCGCCCGAACCGTTTTGCGGCATTTTCGTTTATAAACAGCATGTAACTGTGGAATTTGGCCGTGGCGCCGAGATGGCAGACCCGCACGGTTTGTTGGAAGGAAAAGGCAAAGGCCGCCGCCATTTGAAATTACATACGCTTGAAGACGTAGAAAACAAGCATTTGACGGATTACCTGCAATTGGCGCAAAAAGCGGCAGAATAA
- a CDS encoding NarK family nitrate/nitrite MFS transporter, with translation MSHPIQDWRPEDPQFWQTTGRKIARRNLWISIPALFLAFAMWQVWSVATLNLPNIGFQFTKNQLFWLAAVPALSGSTLRAVYSFMVPIFGGRRWTAISTASLLLPAVGLGFAVQDPTTSYSTMIILALLCGFGGGNFSSSMANISFFFPRAEKGTALGLNAGLGNLGVSAVQFVVPLVITAGVFGALGGDPQILADSGKQVWLQNAGFVWVPFILASSIAAWFGMNDLASAKASFKDQASIFKRKHNWLMCILYLGCFGSFLGFSAGFPLLTKTLFPGMPLSYAFLGPLIGAAVRPLGGWVSDKVGGAKITNVVFTGMIVGVFGVLAFLPDASGNGGNFWGFFACFMLLFALAGLGNGSTFMQIPIIFNIYHKKRADAGETDHETAQKDAIREAAAVIGFTAAFAGYGGFLIPKSYGTSIEMTGSVNGALYSFIVLYAVCALINWWYYLRKNAEAKC, from the coding sequence ATGTCCCACCCCATCCAAGACTGGCGGCCGGAAGACCCCCAATTCTGGCAGACCACCGGCCGCAAAATCGCCCGGCGCAACCTGTGGATTTCCATCCCCGCGCTGTTTCTCGCCTTCGCCATGTGGCAGGTGTGGAGCGTCGCCACGCTGAACCTGCCCAACATCGGCTTCCAGTTCACCAAAAACCAGCTCTTCTGGCTCGCCGCCGTGCCCGCCCTGTCCGGCTCCACGCTGCGCGCCGTCTATTCCTTTATGGTGCCGATTTTCGGCGGCCGCCGCTGGACGGCCATCTCCACCGCCAGCCTGCTGCTGCCCGCCGTCGGCCTCGGCTTTGCCGTGCAGGACCCCACCACCAGCTACAGCACCATGATTATCCTCGCCCTGCTGTGCGGCTTCGGCGGCGGTAATTTTTCGTCCAGCATGGCCAACATCAGCTTCTTCTTCCCCCGCGCTGAAAAAGGCACGGCTCTGGGCTTGAACGCCGGCTTGGGCAACCTCGGCGTATCCGCCGTACAGTTTGTCGTCCCCCTAGTGATTACCGCAGGCGTATTCGGCGCACTCGGCGGCGACCCGCAGATTCTGGCCGACAGCGGCAAACAAGTCTGGCTGCAAAACGCCGGCTTCGTGTGGGTGCCCTTTATCCTCGCCTCCTCCATCGCCGCCTGGTTCGGCATGAACGATTTGGCCAGCGCGAAAGCCAGCTTCAAAGACCAGGCCAGCATCTTCAAACGCAAACACAACTGGCTGATGTGCATCCTCTATCTCGGCTGCTTCGGCTCATTTCTCGGTTTTTCCGCAGGCTTTCCCCTGCTCACCAAAACCCTGTTTCCCGGCATGCCCCTTTCCTACGCCTTCTTAGGCCCGCTCATCGGCGCAGCCGTGCGCCCGCTCGGCGGCTGGGTGTCCGACAAGGTCGGCGGTGCGAAAATCACCAACGTCGTCTTTACCGGCATGATTGTCGGCGTATTCGGCGTACTCGCCTTCCTGCCCGACGCATCCGGCAACGGCGGCAATTTCTGGGGCTTCTTCGCCTGCTTCATGCTGCTGTTTGCGCTGGCCGGACTGGGCAACGGCTCCACCTTTATGCAGATTCCCATCATCTTCAACATCTACCACAAAAAACGTGCCGACGCGGGCGAAACCGACCACGAAACCGCGCAGAAAGACGCCATCCGCGAAGCCGCCGCCGTTATCGGCTTCACCGCCGCCTTTGCCGGCTACGGCGGCTTTTTGATTCCCAAAAGCTACGGCACATCCATCGAAATGACCGGCAGCGTGAATGGCGCGTTATACAGCTTTATCGTGCTGTATGCCGTGTGCGCACTGATCAACTGGTGGTACTATCTGCGTAAAAACGCCGAAGCCAAATGCTGA